In Rhizobium sp. ARZ01, a genomic segment contains:
- a CDS encoding chemotaxis protein CheW, translating to MSNAIKQSGAYLEIVSFHLGDQEFCIDIMAIREIRGWAPVTPMPHTPPYVLGLINLRGAVIPVIDMACRLGMKMTEPSERSAIIVTDIAGKLVGLLVEQVSDMMTIKSEDLQPAPEIIPEAQRAFCRGIVALEKTMVCFLNLDTVIADELAQAA from the coding sequence ATGTCCAACGCCATCAAGCAATCCGGTGCTTATCTCGAAATTGTTTCCTTTCACCTGGGCGACCAGGAATTCTGCATCGATATCATGGCCATCCGGGAAATCCGCGGCTGGGCGCCGGTAACGCCAATGCCGCATACGCCGCCCTACGTGCTCGGCCTGATCAACCTGCGCGGTGCGGTGATCCCGGTCATCGACATGGCCTGCCGCCTCGGCATGAAAATGACCGAGCCGTCCGAGCGCTCCGCCATCATCGTCACCGACATCGCCGGCAAGCTGGTCGGCCTGCTCGTGGAGCAGGTTTCCGACATGATGACCATCAAGAGCGAAGACTTGCAGCCGGCGCCGGAAATTATTCCGGAAGCCCAACGCGCCTTCTGCCGCGGCATCGTCGCGCTGGAGAAGACCATGGTCTGCTTCCTCAACCTCGATACCGTCATCGCCGATGAGCTGGCGCAGGCCGCCTGA
- a CDS encoding DUF1059 domain-containing protein, translating into MGRKYIDCREFPSEMKCTIAISADSEEELVDAAVLHAVSVHGEHDTPAFRAEIRKAVHDGMPPLKVA; encoded by the coding sequence ATGGGCCGGAAGTACATCGACTGCCGGGAATTTCCGAGTGAAATGAAGTGCACGATTGCGATATCGGCCGACAGCGAGGAAGAGTTGGTCGACGCGGCCGTTCTGCATGCCGTCTCGGTCCATGGCGAGCACGACACGCCTGCGTTCCGCGCGGAAATCCGTAAAGCCGTCCACGACGGTATGCCGCCGCTGAAGGTGGCCTGA
- a CDS encoding UvrD-helicase domain-containing protein yields MMSGYDDIPFFDDEDPALKKVPASGQKPGNPASGGIAARAMAARDANRAPDYLAGLNPEQREAVETLDGPVLVLAGAGTGKTRVLTTRIAHILATGRAFPSQILAVTFTNKAAREMKERVGMLVGGAVEGMPWLGTFHSIGVKLLRRHAEMVGLRSDFTILDTDDVVRLIKQLIQAEGIDDKRWPAKQFAGMIDTWKNKALDPAQIPEGDARAFANGKGRELYAAYQNRLKTLNACDFGDLLLHPIRIFRTNPDILREYHQKFRYILVDEYQDTNTAQYMWLRLLAQRSQSSGRAPIPAEGRASDSWPGDVSPAPAQASADRRDAAVSENKRQQINICCVGDDDQSIYGWRGAEVDNILRFDKDFPGAKVIKLERNYRSTAHILGAAGHLIAHNEGRLGKTLFTDRLDPEDGKVIVHAAWDSEEEARAIGETIETLQRPDRNGKRHNLNDMAILVRASFQMREFEDRFVTLGLNYRVIGGPRFYERLEIRDAMAYFRLVCQPADDLAFERIINTPKRGLGDTTVRTLHDYARARDIPMLAAASDIIETDELKPKARKALFDVVADFKRWQALLETMPHTELAEQILDESGYTAMWQNDKSAEAPGRLENLKELIRSMEPYESMRGFLEHVALVMDAEQNEDLDAVSIMTLHSAKGLEFETVFLPGWEEGLFPHQRALDEGGRSGLEEERRLAYVGITRAKRNCHIWFVSNRRIHGLWQSTIPSRFLDELPEAHVEVAESDQNYGGYGRGGGGYGQSRFDKQEPFQNSYSTPGWRRAQQNKTDATRDNWGNRSGHAVERIGYGESGPRARTIEGELVAKSTTSEPSRFSVGDRVFHLKFGNGNIAAIEGNKLTIDFDRAGQKRVLDGFVERV; encoded by the coding sequence ATGATGAGCGGTTACGATGATATTCCCTTCTTCGACGACGAAGATCCGGCGCTGAAGAAGGTCCCGGCTTCGGGACAGAAACCCGGCAATCCGGCTTCCGGCGGCATTGCCGCGCGCGCCATGGCTGCGCGCGATGCCAACCGTGCGCCGGACTACCTTGCCGGCCTCAATCCCGAGCAGCGCGAGGCGGTCGAGACGCTGGACGGCCCGGTACTCGTTCTTGCCGGTGCCGGCACCGGCAAGACGCGCGTGCTAACCACCCGCATCGCCCATATCCTCGCAACCGGCCGCGCCTTCCCCTCGCAGATCCTCGCCGTGACCTTCACCAACAAGGCCGCACGCGAGATGAAGGAGCGCGTCGGCATGCTCGTCGGCGGAGCCGTCGAGGGCATGCCCTGGCTCGGCACCTTCCACTCGATTGGGGTCAAGCTTCTGCGCCGTCATGCCGAAATGGTCGGACTGAGGTCCGATTTCACCATCCTCGACACCGATGACGTCGTGCGCCTGATCAAGCAGTTGATCCAGGCCGAGGGAATCGATGACAAGCGCTGGCCGGCAAAGCAGTTCGCCGGCATGATCGATACCTGGAAGAACAAGGCGCTCGACCCGGCACAGATCCCGGAAGGCGACGCTCGTGCGTTTGCCAACGGAAAGGGCCGCGAGCTCTACGCCGCCTACCAGAACCGCCTGAAGACGCTGAACGCCTGCGACTTCGGCGATCTGTTGCTGCACCCGATCCGCATCTTCCGCACCAATCCGGATATCCTCAGGGAATATCACCAGAAGTTCCGCTACATCCTGGTTGACGAGTATCAGGACACGAACACCGCCCAGTACATGTGGCTGCGGCTTCTGGCGCAGCGGTCACAGTCCTCCGGTCGGGCGCCGATTCCGGCCGAAGGGCGAGCCAGCGATAGCTGGCCGGGCGACGTTTCGCCCGCGCCCGCGCAGGCCAGCGCCGACAGGCGCGATGCGGCCGTGAGCGAAAACAAGCGGCAGCAGATAAACATCTGCTGCGTCGGTGACGACGATCAGTCGATCTACGGCTGGCGGGGTGCCGAGGTGGACAACATCCTGCGCTTCGACAAGGACTTCCCAGGCGCCAAGGTGATCAAACTCGAGCGCAATTATCGCTCCACCGCCCACATCCTCGGCGCGGCCGGCCATCTCATCGCCCACAACGAGGGCCGGCTCGGCAAGACGCTTTTCACCGACCGGCTCGATCCGGAAGACGGCAAGGTGATCGTCCACGCCGCCTGGGATTCGGAAGAAGAAGCCCGCGCGATCGGCGAGACGATCGAGACACTGCAGCGCCCGGACCGCAACGGCAAGCGTCACAATCTCAACGACATGGCGATCCTCGTACGCGCCTCGTTCCAGATGCGCGAGTTCGAAGACCGATTCGTTACCCTCGGCCTGAATTACCGCGTCATCGGCGGACCACGCTTCTATGAGCGGCTCGAGATCCGCGATGCCATGGCCTATTTCCGGCTTGTCTGCCAGCCGGCCGACGACCTCGCCTTCGAGCGCATCATCAACACGCCGAAGCGCGGCCTCGGCGACACGACCGTGCGCACTCTGCACGACTATGCCCGTGCCCGCGACATTCCGATGCTCGCCGCAGCAAGCGACATCATCGAGACCGACGAACTGAAACCGAAAGCGCGCAAGGCGCTGTTCGACGTCGTCGCCGACTTCAAGCGCTGGCAGGCGCTGCTCGAAACCATGCCGCACACCGAACTTGCCGAGCAGATCCTCGATGAGAGCGGCTACACGGCCATGTGGCAGAATGACAAATCGGCGGAAGCGCCGGGGCGGCTTGAGAACCTGAAGGAACTGATCCGCTCCATGGAGCCGTACGAAAGCATGCGCGGCTTTCTCGAGCACGTTGCGCTCGTCATGGATGCTGAGCAGAACGAGGACCTCGACGCCGTCTCGATCATGACGCTGCACTCCGCCAAGGGGCTGGAATTCGAGACCGTCTTCCTGCCCGGTTGGGAGGAAGGCCTGTTTCCGCACCAGCGCGCGCTTGACGAAGGTGGACGCTCCGGCCTGGAGGAGGAACGTCGGCTCGCCTATGTCGGCATCACCCGCGCCAAGCGCAACTGCCATATCTGGTTCGTCTCCAACCGCCGCATTCACGGCCTATGGCAGTCAACGATCCCCTCGCGATTCCTGGACGAACTGCCGGAAGCCCACGTCGAGGTAGCCGAATCCGACCAGAACTACGGTGGCTATGGGCGCGGCGGTGGCGGTTATGGGCAATCGCGCTTCGACAAGCAGGAGCCGTTCCAGAATTCCTACTCCACCCCCGGCTGGCGCCGCGCGCAGCAGAACAAGACGGACGCCACCCGCGACAACTGGGGCAACCGCTCCGGTCACGCAGTAGAGCGCATCGGTTACGGCGAGAGCGGCCCCCGCGCCCGCACGATCGAAGGCGAGCTCGTTGCCAAGTCGACCACGAGCGAGCCCTCCCGCTTCTCCGTTGGCGACCGGGTCTTCCACCTGAAGTTTGGCAATGGCAACATTGCCGCGATCGAGGGCAACAAGCTGACGATCGATTTCGACCGCGCCGGCCAGAAACGGGTCTTGGACGGCTTCGTGGAAAGGGTGTAG
- a CDS encoding NAD(P)/FAD-dependent oxidoreductase, whose translation MVSRADISILIAGAGPVGLTLALELARRGIKPRIVTQTDAPVSESESRALGINARTLMLLGPSGVAERIREQALPIEGLRLTSQGTPLLTIHTNKFRGNAAALSILPQGVTERLLLEQLRTFEVEPEWHTTVNTVEGGAEAPEVTLIRKDDSGETVRPTILMGADGAHSIVRKSCGFTFPGEALDNEFFLADYAYDTPVDVSYARVDFTNPGVLGCIPVRANVLRYISTLPDFEDRIVHPRDPVEQTWRSDFNVSFRHVEKMSIGRVYLAGDAAHIHSPVGARGMNLGIEDACWLAWLISEGREVEYSDLRLPAVRGVLRQTRMLTTLATMERPAALMLRKRLLPLMAHLPFAERGLVKGIAGMDTPHPPWITH comes from the coding sequence ATGGTTTCACGCGCCGACATTTCGATCCTCATCGCCGGCGCGGGACCAGTTGGTCTCACACTTGCACTTGAATTGGCCAGACGCGGAATCAAGCCGCGTATAGTGACCCAGACCGATGCCCCTGTTTCGGAAAGCGAGAGTCGCGCGCTCGGCATCAATGCGCGAACACTGATGCTTCTCGGGCCATCGGGCGTTGCCGAGCGGATACGAGAACAGGCGCTGCCGATCGAGGGCCTTCGCCTGACGTCGCAGGGCACCCCCCTGCTGACCATTCACACGAACAAGTTCCGTGGGAACGCCGCTGCCCTGAGCATCCTGCCGCAGGGCGTCACGGAACGCCTGCTGCTCGAACAACTGCGCACGTTCGAGGTTGAGCCCGAGTGGCACACGACTGTGAACACGGTGGAGGGCGGCGCAGAAGCACCCGAGGTCACGCTCATTCGTAAAGACGACAGCGGCGAAACGGTGAGACCCACAATCCTGATGGGTGCCGACGGCGCCCATTCGATCGTGCGCAAATCCTGCGGCTTCACTTTTCCGGGCGAGGCGCTGGATAATGAATTCTTCTTGGCCGACTATGCCTATGACACGCCGGTCGACGTTAGCTACGCGCGGGTGGATTTCACCAATCCCGGCGTGCTTGGCTGCATTCCGGTCCGCGCCAACGTCTTGCGCTACATCTCGACCTTGCCAGACTTCGAGGACCGGATCGTCCATCCCCGCGATCCGGTCGAGCAGACCTGGCGATCGGATTTCAATGTGAGTTTCAGGCACGTCGAAAAGATGTCGATCGGCCGCGTCTATCTCGCCGGCGATGCGGCTCATATCCATTCGCCGGTCGGGGCGCGCGGCATGAATCTCGGCATAGAAGATGCCTGCTGGCTTGCCTGGCTCATTTCCGAAGGGCGCGAAGTAGAATACTCGGATCTGCGCCTGCCGGCCGTCCGCGGCGTACTTCGCCAGACCCGGATGCTGACGACGCTTGCCACAATGGAACGCCCGGCCGCTCTCATGCTGCGCAAACGGCTGCTTCCGCTGATGGCCCATCTCCCCTTCGCCGAGCGCGGACTCGTTAAGGGGATCGCTGGCATGGACACGCCGCATCCTCCCTGGATCACGCACTGA
- a CDS encoding DUF2778 domain-containing protein, which yields MAPSASTEKQNRLQISLNLPVVKREAPVQRNIRIRKFDRLSKTPPDQLWPAGLTADLIKSHQRKRNAIATMRLAMEAAQKPVTLSVAAVSQVQNGVAAEARAQVQGSLVTALVDPGQTRDETLSKPFSLVLSEAAHPLPDTIPLPEARPKLIARGMEKPSKPETPVRELAYASPAQVDTDDEVREKVRPNWFGSRSRSRGRTAYYDIAAGVVHLPSGERLEAHSGIGPMRDNPKYVHMKMRGSTPPGTFKLSMREKLFHGVQALRMTPVDGVHPHGRTGLLTHSYLLGRNGNSHGCVAFKNYPRFLAAYKRGEIDTLVVVPNMNAGKTQFASLFGKKG from the coding sequence ATGGCGCCATCAGCTTCGACGGAAAAGCAGAACCGACTGCAGATTTCTCTGAACCTACCTGTCGTGAAGCGCGAGGCCCCAGTCCAGCGCAACATTCGGATACGGAAGTTCGACCGGCTATCGAAGACGCCGCCCGACCAGCTCTGGCCGGCTGGGCTCACCGCCGATCTGATAAAATCGCATCAGCGGAAAAGGAACGCGATCGCGACAATGAGGCTGGCGATGGAAGCGGCGCAGAAGCCGGTCACGTTGTCCGTCGCTGCCGTCTCGCAGGTCCAGAACGGCGTTGCCGCCGAAGCGCGCGCGCAGGTTCAGGGATCGCTTGTGACGGCGCTGGTCGACCCCGGCCAGACGCGGGACGAGACGCTGTCAAAACCCTTCAGCCTCGTACTGTCGGAAGCGGCACATCCACTGCCCGATACGATTCCATTGCCTGAGGCCCGGCCGAAGCTGATTGCGAGGGGCATGGAGAAGCCGAGCAAGCCTGAAACGCCTGTGAGGGAACTCGCCTATGCGAGCCCGGCGCAGGTCGATACGGACGACGAAGTACGTGAAAAGGTCCGGCCGAATTGGTTCGGCTCCCGCAGCCGTTCCCGCGGTCGCACGGCCTATTACGATATTGCTGCGGGGGTCGTGCATCTTCCGAGCGGCGAACGGCTCGAGGCGCACTCCGGCATCGGCCCGATGCGTGACAATCCGAAATACGTGCATATGAAGATGCGCGGCTCGACACCGCCCGGAACGTTCAAGCTCTCGATGCGCGAAAAGCTTTTCCACGGTGTGCAGGCGCTGCGTATGACGCCGGTCGACGGCGTCCATCCGCATGGCCGCACCGGTTTGCTGACCCACTCCTATCTGCTTGGACGGAACGGAAATTCGCACGGTTGCGTGGCGTTCAAGAACTATCCGCGGTTCCTCGCCGCTTACAAGCGCGGCGAAATCGACACGCTCGTCGTCGTGCCCAACATGAATGCCGGCAAGACCCAGTTTGCCTCGTTGTTTGGAAAGAAAGGCTGA
- a CDS encoding SCO family protein: MKTVRIALWIAIALLAGLLGWLTLEMSKTDEKLAEGPFGVPFSLIAQDGQPITEKAFTGKPTALFFGFTHCPEVCPTTLFELDGWLAKVDPDGSKMQAYMVTVDPERDTSEILGSYVSNVSKRITGISGPVDQVMDMVKGFRVYARKVPVDEKDPTGEYTMDHTASVFLLDREGRFRGTIAYGENPDVAVQKLENLIKG; encoded by the coding sequence ATGAAGACGGTACGTATCGCGCTTTGGATTGCCATAGCCCTCCTTGCCGGCCTCCTCGGCTGGTTGACCCTGGAAATGTCGAAGACTGACGAAAAGCTTGCTGAAGGTCCCTTCGGCGTTCCGTTCAGCCTTATCGCACAGGACGGCCAACCGATCACAGAGAAGGCCTTCACCGGCAAGCCGACGGCCCTTTTCTTCGGCTTCACCCACTGCCCCGAGGTTTGCCCGACGACCCTGTTCGAGCTCGACGGGTGGCTCGCCAAGGTTGATCCCGACGGCTCGAAAATGCAGGCCTATATGGTCACGGTCGATCCGGAACGCGACACGTCGGAAATCCTGGGAAGCTATGTTTCCAATGTTTCCAAGCGCATTACCGGCATTTCCGGTCCGGTCGACCAGGTCATGGATATGGTGAAGGGTTTCCGCGTTTACGCCCGCAAGGTACCGGTGGATGAAAAGGATCCGACCGGCGAGTACACGATGGACCACACCGCTTCGGTCTTCCTGCTTGATCGCGAAGGGCGCTTCCGAGGCACCATCGCCTATGGCGAGAACCCCGATGTTGCCGTACAAAAGCTGGAGAACCTCATCAAGGGATAG
- the pncA gene encoding bifunctional nicotinamidase/pyrazinamidase, whose product MKCLLLVDLQNGFCPGGNLAVAGGHEVIPVANRLMADGGYDLIVASQDWHPADHGSFASNHPGSQPFEMGELAGKPQMLWPDHCVQDTDDAQLHPDLDKAKIEHVQRKGMNRQVDSYSAFRDNDRTAHTGLADILKGRGITVLDIGGLATDYCVQASAIDAVEMLPGVRVRFVEDLSRGIDPGTIKAAEDAMAAAGVETVTSAEILREAGRG is encoded by the coding sequence ATGAAATGCCTGTTGCTTGTTGATCTTCAGAACGGCTTCTGCCCGGGTGGCAATCTTGCCGTTGCCGGCGGCCATGAGGTGATCCCCGTTGCCAACCGGCTGATGGCGGACGGCGGTTACGACCTGATCGTCGCCTCGCAGGATTGGCACCCGGCGGACCACGGCAGCTTCGCCTCCAATCATCCGGGCAGCCAACCCTTCGAGATGGGGGAATTGGCGGGCAAACCACAGATGCTGTGGCCGGATCACTGCGTGCAGGACACGGACGACGCACAGCTTCATCCCGATCTCGACAAGGCGAAGATCGAGCACGTCCAGCGCAAGGGCATGAACCGGCAGGTCGACAGCTACTCGGCGTTTCGCGACAATGACCGTACCGCGCATACCGGACTGGCCGATATCCTTAAGGGACGCGGTATCACCGTACTCGATATCGGTGGGTTAGCGACGGACTACTGCGTCCAGGCATCGGCGATCGATGCGGTGGAGATGCTGCCCGGCGTCCGGGTCCGGTTCGTCGAAGATCTGAGCCGCGGCATCGATCCGGGCACGATCAAAGCGGCGGAAGACGCGATGGCGGCAGCGGGCGTGGAGACCGTGACCTCGGCCGAGATCCTGCGCGAGGCAGGTCGCGGCTGA
- a CDS encoding L,D-transpeptidase, with translation MSAAFLTSRRTFILTAAAAALASCTTTTPSGRNAPVPVAPRRPIVPQTASELDVMYGPIQDGGYSLPAVPYQKIDPQFHRQRVVDPTGEPAGTVVVDTPKRFLYVVEPGGTAMRYGVGIGREGFSWQGEGVIHWRQHWPRWKPPNEMIARQPALEKYSIANGGMEPGLSNPLGARALYIFQNGQDTLYRLHGNREWKSIGKAVSSGCVRLINQDVIDLYNRVPYHARIVVYQ, from the coding sequence ATGTCGGCCGCATTCCTCACGTCACGGCGAACGTTCATCCTGACTGCCGCAGCAGCAGCGCTGGCGAGCTGTACCACCACAACGCCGAGCGGCAGGAACGCACCCGTTCCGGTGGCGCCAAGGCGTCCGATCGTGCCTCAAACGGCCTCGGAACTGGATGTCATGTACGGCCCAATCCAGGATGGCGGCTACTCGCTTCCGGCCGTTCCCTATCAAAAGATCGATCCCCAGTTCCACCGGCAACGCGTTGTCGATCCGACTGGCGAGCCAGCGGGAACGGTTGTCGTCGATACGCCGAAGCGTTTCCTCTACGTCGTCGAGCCGGGTGGAACGGCGATGCGCTATGGCGTCGGTATCGGCCGTGAGGGATTTTCCTGGCAGGGCGAAGGCGTCATCCACTGGCGCCAACATTGGCCGCGCTGGAAGCCACCGAATGAGATGATCGCACGCCAGCCCGCGCTCGAAAAATACTCCATCGCCAACGGCGGTATGGAACCTGGCCTGAGTAACCCGCTCGGCGCCCGCGCGCTCTACATCTTCCAGAACGGCCAGGATACCCTGTATCGGCTACATGGAAACCGGGAGTGGAAGTCGATCGGCAAGGCCGTCTCGTCCGGCTGCGTTCGCCTGATCAACCAGGACGTCATCGATCTCTACAACCGCGTGCCATACCACGCCCGGATCGTCGTCTACCAGTGA
- a CDS encoding copper homeostasis protein CutC has protein sequence MTAPLIELCVEGIDGFLAAQEAGADRVELCASLMEGGLTPSLATIRAAVKAARIPVHVIIRPRGGDFLYSQTEFETMRDDISALRAEGVAGVVIGCLTSDGRIDEDRTKALVEAARPMSVTCHRAFDMTIDAGEALEALIRCGIDRVLTSGQRDTAVEGLDILKKVNEQAGDRIVIMGCGALDVGNIKTVRDGAGLKEMHFAALKTIPSGMQFRNPHVGMGGTEKDREYELTLTDTDAVRATIAAAKGV, from the coding sequence ATGACTGCGCCGCTCATCGAACTCTGTGTCGAAGGCATCGATGGATTTCTGGCCGCGCAAGAGGCCGGCGCTGACCGTGTTGAACTCTGCGCAAGTCTGATGGAAGGCGGCCTGACGCCGAGCCTTGCAACCATCCGTGCGGCCGTGAAGGCAGCGCGCATTCCTGTGCATGTGATCATCCGGCCCCGCGGCGGCGACTTCCTCTATTCGCAGACCGAGTTCGAGACGATGCGCGACGACATTTCGGCCCTGCGCGCCGAAGGCGTGGCCGGCGTCGTCATCGGCTGCCTGACCTCGGACGGCCGCATCGATGAGGATCGCACCAAAGCCCTGGTGGAGGCAGCGCGCCCGATGTCGGTCACTTGTCACCGCGCTTTCGACATGACCATCGACGCCGGCGAAGCGCTGGAAGCATTGATCCGCTGCGGTATCGACCGCGTCCTCACCTCCGGTCAGCGCGACACCGCAGTCGAGGGTCTAGATATCCTGAAGAAGGTGAACGAGCAGGCGGGCGACCGCATCGTCATCATGGGCTGCGGTGCGCTCGACGTGGGCAACATCAAGACCGTGCGCGACGGCGCCGGCTTGAAGGAGATGCATTTCGCGGCGCTCAAGACCATCCCGAGCGGCATGCAGTTCCGCAACCCGCATGTCGGCATGGGCGGCACTGAAAAGGACCGCGAGTACGAACTCACGCTGACCGATACTGACGCTGTGCGTGCGACGATTGCCGCGGCCAAGGGCGTTTGA
- a CDS encoding CreA family protein has protein sequence MKAQRLRLALAASLSLFAASASADTVGEVGVDWMGNDIMIDAVSDPEVSGVTCHITYFDRGVLDRLQKGNWFEDPSNNAISCQQTGPITIGDISLSKGGEEVFKSGLSLVWKKLVVTRIYDQKNDTLIYLAHSRELTEGSAKMSISTVPLFGENVTWTSGKPQ, from the coding sequence ATGAAAGCCCAGCGCCTTCGCCTCGCCCTTGCTGCCAGTCTTTCCCTCTTCGCCGCCAGCGCCTCCGCCGACACCGTCGGCGAGGTCGGCGTGGACTGGATGGGCAACGACATCATGATCGACGCAGTGAGCGATCCGGAAGTCTCCGGCGTTACCTGCCATATTACCTACTTCGACAGGGGCGTCCTTGACCGGCTGCAGAAGGGCAACTGGTTCGAGGACCCGTCGAACAACGCGATCTCCTGCCAGCAGACGGGGCCGATCACCATCGGCGATATCAGCCTTTCGAAGGGTGGCGAGGAGGTTTTCAAGTCCGGTCTTTCGCTGGTCTGGAAAAAACTCGTGGTAACCAGGATTTACGACCAGAAGAACGACACGCTGATCTACCTGGCTCACTCGCGCGAGCTGACGGAAGGATCGGCGAAGATGTCGATTTCCACCGTACCCCTGTTCGGCGAGAACGTTACCTGGACGAGCGGCAAGCCACAGTGA
- a CDS encoding amidase: MENIVNLSALDLSAAIHARSVSCLAVMEAYLARIEVLNPKINAIVSLREASELIAEADAADRALADGRSRGWLHGIPFAIKDLSEAKGIRCTYGSQIYKDFVPDFDDIHVERIRAAGAIIIGKTNAPEMGLGSHTYNTVFGATRNPYDVARSAGGSSGGAAAALAARLLPVADGSDMMGSLRNPAAFNNVIGFRPSFGRVPSLGNELYLGQHAVNGPMGRSVADVVTLLNTQAGYDARDPLSLPTEILLPDQRKDFSGARVGWLGDHGGHLAFEPGVLDLCRDALDVFRALGTSVADVPARFDMDRLWWGWRTYRHFLVAGGQGADYADPDKRSKMKPEMIWEIENGQRLSATDILAASAIRSDWYRYVLELFDRYDFLILPSAQVFPFDVTLDWPKEVAGRAMDTYHRWMEVVIGPTMAGLPAAAMPAGFGGNGLPSGIQIIGRPRADKAVLELAAAYEAQVDWLGRAPSIS; the protein is encoded by the coding sequence GTGGAGAACATCGTCAACCTGTCAGCCCTGGATCTGTCGGCGGCCATTCATGCGCGTAGCGTCTCCTGCCTTGCCGTCATGGAGGCCTATCTTGCGCGCATCGAGGTGCTCAACCCGAAAATCAACGCGATCGTCAGCCTGCGCGAGGCGTCTGAGCTGATTGCAGAGGCCGACGCGGCGGATCGCGCGCTCGCGGACGGCCGTTCCCGTGGATGGCTTCACGGCATTCCCTTCGCAATCAAGGACCTTTCCGAAGCAAAGGGTATTCGCTGCACCTACGGCTCGCAAATCTACAAGGATTTCGTCCCGGACTTCGATGACATCCATGTCGAGCGCATCCGTGCGGCCGGCGCCATCATCATCGGCAAGACCAATGCGCCGGAGATGGGACTTGGCTCGCACACCTACAACACCGTCTTCGGGGCCACTCGAAACCCATATGATGTTGCCAGGAGTGCCGGCGGCTCCTCCGGCGGGGCCGCGGCGGCGCTTGCAGCTAGGCTCCTGCCGGTAGCTGATGGCAGTGATATGATGGGATCACTGCGCAATCCGGCCGCGTTCAACAACGTCATCGGCTTCCGGCCGAGCTTTGGCCGCGTGCCGTCGCTCGGCAACGAACTCTATCTCGGCCAGCACGCAGTAAACGGGCCGATGGGGCGCAGCGTTGCCGATGTCGTGACATTGCTGAACACCCAGGCGGGCTACGACGCGCGCGATCCCTTGTCGCTACCAACCGAGATCCTGCTGCCGGACCAGCGTAAGGATTTCTCCGGCGCGCGGGTCGGCTGGCTCGGCGACCATGGTGGGCATCTGGCCTTCGAGCCGGGCGTTCTAGATCTCTGCCGCGACGCGCTCGACGTCTTTCGAGCGCTCGGGACGTCTGTTGCCGATGTGCCGGCGCGCTTCGACATGGACCGGCTCTGGTGGGGCTGGCGGACCTACCGCCATTTTCTCGTAGCCGGAGGGCAAGGGGCGGACTATGCCGATCCCGACAAGCGGTCAAAAATGAAGCCGGAGATGATCTGGGAGATCGAGAATGGGCAGCGGCTCTCCGCAACCGACATTCTCGCCGCTTCGGCGATCCGCAGCGACTGGTATCGCTACGTTCTGGAACTGTTCGATCGTTACGACTTCCTTATCCTGCCCTCGGCGCAGGTCTTTCCGTTCGATGTGACGCTCGACTGGCCGAAAGAGGTCGCGGGCAGGGCGATGGACACCTATCATCGCTGGATGGAAGTAGTGATCGGGCCGACAATGGCGGGGCTGCCGGCCGCCGCTATGCCGGCGGGATTCGGTGGCAACGGGCTGCCGTCTGGCATCCAGATCATCGGACGGCCGCGGGCCGACAAGGCGGTGTTGGAACTGGCCGCGGCCTACGAGGCGCAGGTTGACTGGCTCGGGCGTGCTCCTTCCATCTCCTGA